A window of Quercus robur chromosome 12, dhQueRobu3.1, whole genome shotgun sequence genomic DNA:
GTTATGACGTTCGTTTCTGATGgtctttttattatcagatcaagaTACTGATAAgcttttggtgtaggcgggagATAAATCTCAAATAtcttattcaattattaaagattttactagttgaactaataactcaaatatttcattactttaaaaaataactcaaatatttcatttaaaaaaaaaatttgtaattcaattaatatcttttaatattttcgATAAAAGCATCAAGGATTCAAATCCTTTAAACGCTATTGAAATTATTGaattgttaatttcttttttcctaatcCAAGAGATGTCCACTCCTCAGTactagaaaaaaagaaaaaaaaaaagaaattggtcaatgggaaaaaaaaaaaaaaaaaaaaacgaaaatgGTGTGTTGACCGCTGAGGTTTTCCGTTTCCCTCCTTTTTCAAAAAGGTTCAATTCTGAAACCAAAATCCCTACAActgcccaccaccaccaccaccgaacaaaatttcaaacacaCATTTCGAATTCCCTCTTCTTCACTGCCTCCaacacacaaatacaaaaacccatcaattttcaaaacccaaaaaatttggagccaaaacccaaaacccatttcTCAAATCCCCTCAAAACCCATCTCCCATTTTCACATTccttaaacaaacaaaaactaacACCGATTTGTCTGAAAATCTGAATCTTCTATCTCCATGGAAACCCTAAAACCCAACTCTGCTCCTTCAGATTCCACCATTCCCGAAGAAATCTTTGATGTGTCTTCACTATTGAAAGAAACTCTTGGTGGGTCTTCACCGTCTTTGCCTTCTGAAACCCTAGATGACCATTCTTTGGTCCCTATACCCTCAATTCAAAATGGGTCTTCTCAAGCTGACCAATCTATGGCTGTTCCGCCATCAAATTCAACTGGGTCTTCCTCAATTTTACCTTCAATCAATGAAACCCTAAatgggtcttcttcttcttctttggttATTGAAACAGAAACCCTAGATGATTGTCCCAGCTTCCCTCTCTGTTGTGATGGAGAAGAAGATGTccttgaggaagaagaagaactatTGCCCTCTTCCCCAAATCGCTTATTGGGTAACAATTTATGGGACTATTCGTCTTCGCGTTGGTCTTCTTCACATAGTTCTTCGTCATGGTCATCATCTCGTGGgacttcatcttcatcttcgtcCTGGTCTACTTGGCCTTCTTTAGAAGAAACAAGGTCTTCTTTGCCCATTTCAAACTCTTCTACCCTTGAATTCAAGCCATCCACTGTGGTATGCTTTTCTATGTCTCTGAAGATTTGTGTATTTGTTCGTTTGTTTTTAGGAATAATTGTCTATGTTGTAGTCAGGCCGCAAAGTTTTAACTTTGCTGGGTCTGAGAGAGGTGATTGGTATGCAGTCTTGTccttaatatattattattattattggagaGATTGATTGTTAGACTTGAACCTAGGACCTGTTGCTTTTGATGAAAGGCACTTGGCATCGTGCCTATGCCGGATTGTTAAATGTTTGTCTATGGATGtttgtttaaatgttttttggggtttttgaaaattttggtctTGGTGTTGGTTTTGTAGGGTGCAGGGCTTGCAAATCTGGGCAATACATGCTTTATCAATGCCATCCTGCAATGCTTTACACACACAGTGCCACTTGTCCAGGCTCTTCGGTGTTGCAATCATGCTGTGCCCTGTGACCGTAAGATTGAGGCTTCTATTTAACTTTTATTGTGTTAGGGTTTGTGATTTACTCCTAGAGTTAGcaacttttgttttaaattgcAGTATTTGGAATTTTCAGGTGGTAGAGAAGGGTTCTGTGTTCTTTGTGCTCTCTTTGACCATGTTGAACGTTCACTAGCTGCTGCAGGAGGGGTTCTTTCGCCTTTGGAACTTGTTGACAATTTGAACCGTATCCTTTTTAACCTCTGTTTAATGTTATTCTGAATGTGTATGCTTTATTTATGTGGGGCTGGGTTTATCATATAAGATTGTATGGCATATATTTGTAATAGGctttgtaatgtaataattatttttatgatttagcTATTATAtagtttgattatgtttttattataaggaaTAACCATATCTTAtgaatagtttttctttaaaataagaaataccCATTCCTCTCTAAAAGGATTGTAATAGCCATTTtttagtagttgtaataaattttaaaataaatatatttctacATATACAAAATTTCCATATACatttaacaattataaaaataaaaaaatgataaaaaaaaaataacttctctcaaatttatttatttatttattttttatgaaatacaattatataagtaatatattttctaaatatcgatcttaagtttttattttagtgtTACAAACTTACAACTTACAACCAAACGTTCAAATATGTTTAGTAATTCTATTatagtatattttatttttagtaataaagattatcaTTCTTGTCGTAATTTCTATTTagtgtaccaaacgtgcccttagTGTTTATCAAGTACTATGTCCATGACTTATGTTGTaagatatttgatattttagaAGGATGTTTCTTTTTAAAGAAgctttgtaaattgtaattctTGACTTGTGAACAAACAGACTTTTCATCTTATTTCCGGAGATACCAGCAGGAAGATGCCCATGAATTTCTGCAATGCTTCTTAGACAAGCTTGAGAGTTGTTGTTTGGATTTGAAGGCAAAGGATAAGGGTTTGTTGTCCCAAGATAATAACCTAGTGGAAAGTATTTTTGGAGGCCGTCTTGTGAGCAATGTATGAGTGGAGAAGTGACTTCCTCCTAGTTGCTGttgctttaattaaatattaatgtgACTTTAGTTGTcctcttttgtttgtttgtttgggtttgGTTCAGAATATAATGTTACTGTTTGAATTTCAGCTTCGCTGTTGCAATTGCGGCCACTCTTCTGATACATATGAACCTTTGATAGACCTGAGTTTGGAGATTGAAGATGTGGACACCCTTCCAAGTGCTTTGGAGTCGTTTACCAAAGTGGAAAAAATTGAAGATTTGGAGACAAAGTTTACATGTGAGAACTGCAAGGAAGAAGTGTTGGTGGAGAAGCAGTTCATGCTGGACCAGGCTCCTTCAGTTGCTGCATTCCATTTGAAAAGATTCAAGACTGAAGGGTCCTTCATTCAGAAAGTTGACAAGCATGTGGAATTCCCTTTGCAGTTGGACTTGCAATCCTACACCTCTGGCAATCAGGACAATAAGGTGGGTTGTAGGTTTctgtttatttataataaaaatgttttgtgTTGAAGGCTGCAAGATCTTTTGCATGGTAATTGCAGCCCTGTACCCCTTGCAATTCAATGATGTCTGAATTTAAGAGCTTAGCTACAAATTTATCATcatattaaaactaaaaaaataaaagaaagaacagGGAAAGATTCATCATCTTATTTGGAGATCAATGCCATTTATGCATTCATGGATTAAGAGATAGATGTATTGTTTGGAATAGTTTTCTAAGCATGTGATGATTTGGATGAAAAGCTTTTGGTCAATGCACTGGTCATACTTTGTGCAATAGCTGAATCTGAGTATAAATGTTTGGTACACTGTTTTGCTTTGGCTTTGCATTATTTGAGCAAAATGCTGAAGTGCTTATTTTCTCCCTTCCTCTCCTCTCTATGATAGGTGGAATTGAAGTATGACCTGTATGCAGTTGTGGTGCATATTGGGTTTTCATCTACTTCTGGACATTACTTCAGCTTCATTCGATCCTCTCCAGAGACATGGTACAGGTTGGATGATTCAAAGGTAATATTTTGTAATCTAACCTCTAGATAGCCATTGTGCATGAACAGGCTAGCTGAAGGCGTTGTGGGgcctatttttatattttgaatatgaataaaagatttatttaacttttggtattttttttcctttaaaaaaatatattttaaaccaACTAATCATATTAGTCAATGACCATACAACATAAATAAACACTATCTATTGAGTGAAGCAACCGAATactaaaaattatgattgaaaattttaataaaattatgtatttaatatCTCTAAATGAAATTtgagtatatatttatttactagTGGGAGATTAATGAGTTCTTTCAGCATTTGTGTGGGAGATTAATGAGTTTTACACTCTAAAACTGATAAAAATGAATGGTTATTATCACATccaatgtaaatatatatatatatatatatatatatatatatatttttttttttatttttttttagatttttatttgataacaaagttactttttaattattggtaaatacgTGAGACTTCATTAATACTCCTATTGGTACAATGATATCTCTATTGGTAAAAATTTGGGGGCATTTTTTcattggggccttaggcgactgCCTAGTTGCCTCATGCCTTGTGCTGGCACTGTGCATGAATATGTTGCATGTAATTATGAAGTTAGCCTATTTGGTGCTTGAAGCCAAAATAGTGGATTGATTTTGCCTTGCGGACCTTGATATTTTGGATcatgaattttgttttgtgaacTCTTGATGGAGTATTTTCTTCAAAGCTTATTGAAGTGGAAAGTTACTGATTTTCACATGGACCTGCTTTTGACACCATTTTATTGTTTACTAGTATTAACTTGTCATCTCAACAATtgtaattgtttattttattttgaaataagttCTGTATGTACACTTATTAAAGTATTTTTACGTTTTGAGCTTTTTTCAAGTGGAGACGGTTTTCATATATGTGGTTTTGAACTTTCCCCAAAAGCTTTTGGTGGTTATTTCTTTTCAGGTTCTCttaagttataaaattcatCGAACTAcctcatttaaattttttatgatgatatctttataattatttcatttcatcttattttaccTCCTATACTGTCGGGATGCATAAAGATTTGCAAATGTTTACTGTGGGTCAGTAAAGATGTTAATTTGATTGTAATAATTTGGATTTTCTGGTTGGTTGAAGCacttcatgttttttttttgatgagtagTTGAAGCACTtaagtttttgtcttaaaatatGGTTGTAGctcataaatttgaaaataaaaattaatttttgactGTTTTTTTCTAGGTCACTAGTGTCCGAGAAGAATTTGTGCTAGCTCAGGAGGCCTACATTCTGTTCTATGCAAAGCAGGGTACACCCTGGTTTTCAAGTTTAATGGAAGCACCGAATCCATGCTTGGATCCAAACATATTGAATACATCGCCGAAGTCAGTTCTTGATAATGTGGATAGTGTCTGTACTATATATCCTAGTGTGGCTAGTATTGATAATTGTGATGCCAATGAATCCCGAGATAAAGTTGAGGGAGTTTCTTCTGATTTCTCATGTGGAACAAGACATCAAAGGGTTGAGGTCAGTGAAACTAGAGATGCTATTGTTGGTAGTTCTGGACCATTATTATGCAGATCAAAGCAAGATGAACTTGGGTCCAATGACTCTAAAGATAATACTCCCATTAATAACACCTCAATGCTACTTGAGGCAAATAATCCCCCTGATGGGACTTCATACAATGATGAGAAAATGTGTACTACATCCTCACTTGGGAGAAGTAACAGCCATAAGGGAATTGATGAAAATAAAGACGATGGTTTCCATCCTCTAACGCCACCTGGATCTCCAAGTCCAGATAAGGTTTCTTTAGAGTCTTCAGGTAAACAGTTTCACTCCAGTAAAAACTATTTATATATGCCAGTTCTACTTAATTGTTCTCTAGAACTAATCCAATGAGGTGGTATATTTTTTCAGAGGTGAGGTATCAAATTCCCCGTGATCATCTTAAATCAGAGAAGCCAGTGAGTTGCAAAAAACGGTTGAGCAAGGATTTAGAAGATTCAAAGAGAAAGGAAGCTGTCAGATACCTTTCAAGGAGTGTGCCTTACTCACGGGGCTCAAAACTTATTGCTGCCGTGCTTGGAAACCAAAGTGAAGGTTCTCTGAACAAGAGGAAAAGAATGGTATCATCCCCATGCAAGAACAGCCCTCCTAGTACTCGTCGTAAAGCCAACCATAATTCTGTCATGCAGCCCATGACTGCAGCAATTTTCCGGTGAACAGTGAGATTTTGCTTAACAAATATGGCTTTTGCCCAGTGCAAGTATAATAGAGAATCAATGCTAACTTTGTCTTGTTTAAATAAATTGGATATCGACCTTTGTAATTGTTCATGTTATTCTGTTTGCCTTTAATGGTGGGAGGCCTATGTGGGTTAAGTCAGCTTGGATTTGGGTTGTTGTACTTAATAGTATGAAATGAAATGTAAAGTTTCTTATGAGGTTTCAATTGATTACTTCAATGCTTTTAGAATCCTATAAAAGGGCTTAtaaaaattgatgaataatTTGAAAACCAGTGCTTCAATCCAAAAAATCAGGGATTTAATAGGTTTAACTTTAATCTACGACTAGAGATCTAAGGATAGAACTATAGAACTTCTCGCTTCTCGCTTCAATAGAGGTTCGCAGAGTATGACCTGAAAATCACACAATCGTCTCTGTACGCTAATTGCACTCCCTCTTTCTGCCACTTCATCTTTGGTAGTCTGGTGACCATTATCgtccaacaatttttttttttttttttttttttttctgaaggTTCTCTAACCCGCACaattgcatttaatttagttgttttatttatttatttaaatgattttgGGTATATTTGGATGccgtttattgttgaaaattaaaaatattgtagtgaaataatttttaaatgtgtgaatagtatcgtggaaCTCAATTTTAAAGTTAGATTTGCTGAAATTTGTATTTGCGAGtcttgtgaacagtgcacggaacTCATAGAAATACACCAAACATAGGGAGATAAATAAtttcagtgcaatccaaactcaaCCTCTATTTATACTTTTTTGTGATACATTTGCATTTTCAATGTcaattttatatcaatttttaaacataaagtaaaaaaaaaatggctagaGAAATTTTTTATCATGTTGATATGGTTCCACtgagtttataaatttttgtaataaaatttgtgtaatATTCTTCAATTGATATATACTAGTATTCTATAGCGActaaaagggggggggggggggggggttgtgttTAACCTATCACCATTTTAGCATTTGTTTGTAAATATTACTAGAAAATGCTTTATTAGTTTAGTTTTGATAGATGTGACAATATTTAACACGATTGGCAAACGCAACATAGACAACTTGATTTAATGTGGGTTGTTTTTAGTGTTAAAGCGGGTCTACCCATCTTGATGTGATTAATGAGTGGGTGAGTCGGTCAATTCTGTTTTGACCATACTTGAAATAACCTATTTCATTATTCGTGTCAAGATAGGCTTAACCCATTTTGGTTAGGTTTGTTCAAGCACCAATTTGGATTGAGTCACCTAGTTGGAGCCGAGTTGTTCAAACTGCCAAAGGGGGCTACCAACTACAAATGAGATTGTTGTTGGCAAtgttgttttgtgggttttgataTTTAGAGTTTTAAATATTAGGTTTTGATTTGTGGGTTTGAATCCTTGGGGGATTTTATGGGTTTGAGTGTGGTTGATTTGTTATGGGTTTGCATTGTTTTGAATCTTTGGAACAAAATGttccaaatctctctctctctctctctctctctcgacaATGCTCTTGATGGCAACTGATTATCGGATTGAAGAAAACTAGCATTGATATGCCAAAAAACTAATCCAAAAGTGTAACAGCGACTTACATTTTTAAGAAACTAGCGTCTCCAGTGCGACCTAAAACCCCTTCCAAACTTGGCTGCACTGGCCAACAAACACCCCTAGTTTTGACATGAACCCATTTGacctatataaataaatgttattttttttatcaataataaatttgaattttaaatatagaatacttaaaagaattttaatgGTTATCCTAATAAATTCTTTATTGAAATTCTAAAGTTTCAAACCCTTTAAgccaaaataaagcaaaaactctAAATTATGGAATCAATTactttgagtttatatcaatttgatttaaacttaaaaagtgTTTCAACTTGAGAaatttgagttttaatttttgtgaaagACCCCAAGCGCCATTAGTTTAAATACAAGAGATATTACTTCTTACCTatctaaaaaatcaagaaacattattattattttttttttttgggggtgggggggggggggggggggtggggggttgtTGGTTGCTTGGCTCTACCTATGTCTGGAATTGCACAaagataatatttaattattaaaaaaccaaaccaaacaaagaacAAATGCATATTTCAAtactttgaaaaagaaatttcaaaatttgaataatttcttttaagcttcattggttgggaggatgaaaaagtgaGATGATGGAAACTGTGGGAAGATGGGAAAgtgagaggataaaaaatatttagttttccacCATGTGTGTTCGATTGGGAGGGTGATAAAGTAGAaggataaaaaatttctttatttggttgagaagaaaaatgagatgaaggaaatgtttttatttttttaatttattattatgttcTAGTTACATAagaactaattttttaattgtttatgagaataaatttttagttattATAAATCTTAAAAACTAACCACAACTAATAAAACATCaagcaaaaagagaaagaaaaataaaaaatctacaatttgataaaaaaaaaatacacattattAATTATGGAAAATAGTTAGATGAGTCATTTTCCATTTACACCTCCTTTCTTCTCGTTTTCTCCCCCAGGGGAGATTGATTTTTGGTGGGCTTGGAGAAAACATATGACCTTTTATTTTCACCCCTTTCCTCCTTTGAACCAAACAcagaaaaatcaatttttccttcacattttctCTCATTAGTTTTCCTTTCTATCCCCTAATAATCACCACAACCAAATGCGTGCTtagttctattttttatatactaaaTAGTTAAATATGATAAATTCCTTGTCAAACAAGTAACCTAAAGACCTCCTAAAAGGTCTTAATAATCAACGATGAAGACCACAGGGAGCTTCTCTTTATAGCTACACAATTATACTTAAAGACCCTACCTTTTTCTTCCCTTGAACGTAGGAATGTCAAAAATTTCCTGACCTGCGGGTACCCAACTTGACCCTAATGGGGTGGGTTTTACTCAACCCATGAAACAATAGGGTGAGTGTGGGTATTAGTCATACCCGCCCCAGAACCTGACTCGTatacatattatattattaaaaaacccTAACTATATATAccgtattttctatttttcaaacCCTAATCCTAACCTATCTGAATCTTCTCCTCTCCTTCACCTTCAGCTGCCCCCCTCACTCTtaatctctcactctcactctcactcaacCGCCTCCTCATGACCTTACTCAGCTAGTCAGCCACCCCTCTCACGGCTTCACTCAGCCACTCCTCTTGCGGTCACGCTCTTGCTCAGCCACCGCCTCACAGCCTCACTCAACCGCTCCTTCCTTCCTGTTctccatccttttttttttgggttcatttcCTCTCTCATTGCCAAAGCTGTGAATCTCAAGGTTTtacttttgactttttattttttaatttttataaaatttcatcaatgaatgtttattatttataatttattcgTTGTTAAATGCAGTGTAGTCAAAGGCGTTTCGGGTGCTCGCCTAGGCACCTGGGCAAGGAGAGGCACCAGAAAAGCACCTCAAAGGCACAGAGGCGAGGCACCTTTAGTGAGGTGCTCACCTCCGGAGCTTAGGTGCTTGCCCAGATATATTTTGTTAGGCGAGAGGCAAGCGCTTGagtaaatttttcattttaaagccATTAATGGTATGTTTTGTAAATTTAAAGGGGTGTAAGGTTGGTTTTATAACTGTTACCTTAGTGGGGATGAGCTGTCACCCActatcaaataaattaatataaaaaaagcataaaacaaAAGATCCAAAAAGAAATTTCGAGAACCACTCCTCTTCATCAACTTTTAGAGCAAAGCAGTgggtctttcttcttcttctagggtTTGGAAGAGAATGGGCTAGTGGTTGCTGGCAGTCAACCAACATCAGGTAATTTTTTcctattcttttagttttttttttttaattttaatttttatttatttattttactctctctctctctctctctctcagcctcGATAATTTTTTCCTATGCTTTGTGTCCACACTTTTAGAGCATGCAACTAtttcctctctatttcttctctactttttttttttccttttctcttctctcttggaTTCTCTATCTCCAGCAACtctctcccttctctctctctttttttttttttttttttttttttttcatttaccctTCTCTATTGGACTTTGACTGTCTCCAGCAACTCTCTcatctttgttttttctctgcttttttttc
This region includes:
- the LOC126708979 gene encoding ubiquitin carboxyl-terminal hydrolase 20-like, which encodes METLKPNSAPSDSTIPEEIFDVSSLLKETLGGSSPSLPSETLDDHSLVPIPSIQNGSSQADQSMAVPPSNSTGSSSILPSINETLNGSSSSSLVIETETLDDCPSFPLCCDGEEDVLEEEEELLPSSPNRLLGNNLWDYSSSRWSSSHSSSSWSSSRGTSSSSSSWSTWPSLEETRSSLPISNSSTLEFKPSTVGAGLANLGNTCFINAILQCFTHTVPLVQALRCCNHAVPCDRGREGFCVLCALFDHVERSLAAAGGVLSPLELVDNLNHFSSYFRRYQQEDAHEFLQCFLDKLESCCLDLKAKDKGLLSQDNNLVESIFGGRLVSNLRCCNCGHSSDTYEPLIDLSLEIEDVDTLPSALESFTKVEKIEDLETKFTCENCKEEVLVEKQFMLDQAPSVAAFHLKRFKTEGSFIQKVDKHVEFPLQLDLQSYTSGNQDNKVELKYDLYAVVVHIGFSSTSGHYFSFIRSSPETWYRLDDSKVTSVREEFVLAQEAYILFYAKQGTPWFSSLMEAPNPCLDPNILNTSPKSVLDNVDSVCTIYPSVASIDNCDANESRDKVEGVSSDFSCGTRHQRVEVSETRDAIVGSSGPLLCRSKQDELGSNDSKDNTPINNTSMLLEANNPPDGTSYNDEKMCTTSSLGRSNSHKGIDENKDDGFHPLTPPGSPSPDKVSLESSEVRYQIPRDHLKSEKPVSCKKRLSKDLEDSKRKEAVRYLSRSVPYSRGSKLIAAVLGNQSEGSLNKRKRMVSSPCKNSPPSTRRKANHNSVMQPMTAAIFR